In Rhodamnia argentea isolate NSW1041297 chromosome 1, ASM2092103v1, whole genome shotgun sequence, the genomic window TACGATTAAAGAACCAACTCAAAGGAAGAGTACGAAACAATGGACATTCTCCCATGGTTGCACAAGAAAAATGGTAGGCAGCCGTTCTCCATCGATACACAATTTTGTTCAAAAGAGTCAACAGCCAAAATTCAAGTCACAAAATAAACAGAATGACAACCTTAAATGAAAGAGGGACAAATGAATTATCTGGTACCCTGTGCCATTTCATGGAACCAGTGTCCTAGTTGCCATATGCTGCTTCTCCCGATATATATCCAGCAATTCCGGAGCTTCCTTGAGATGAGGGGTCACAAACTTCTGCAGGAAATCTTCTTCCGAAATAGTCAACAGGGTAGTCAAGCCCATCTTTGTCTTCATCAAACCATGCGACAACAGATGTTTAAAAAACAAACATCGAGGACGAATCCGTTTTTCTAAGCTCAGCGACATTAACCTAGGATGTCGCAGAAGAAATGAAGATTCAAATCCCATTTCCTTGACAAAGAATCCCATCACTGCCATTATTTTTCCTTCGGACAACGTCATGCACCCAGGACTCTTCACAAAAGCTCTCATGGCATCATCTCTAGACCAACCCCACCAGCTATAAGCCTCGATTTTCCTCTCCCAAGTCGATTCGCTCATCCCCATGACGGCTGAAATAGCCACAGCGAACTTTGCTAAAGAAGGATCATCAAAGCCCATCCCCTTGGTTTTCATCATAATTTCCTCGAGGTGATCGGACAACCGTATCATCATTGTAGACTGACGCCTAACTAACCACAAAATTCTTGCTTCACGCACTCCATTATCTCTCAAAATCTTGACAAAAGGACCAACCGTAGCCTCGAAACCTCGTACCAATATTATCGGACTGCGTCTAATAGCTGTAACCGCATTCTTATCGCACCCAAGAAAGTCCCGAAGCCTCCCGAAATTGGGGATGAGGTGCTTCTCTAAGCTCCTACGCAATAAGTAGGGACCACCAGTGATTATTCTCGCCAGGTCagagccggaaaagccgacagAGCGCAGATAGTTCAATTTGGGCAAGAGGGTCCTCTCAGGATTCGCCAAAATCAGCCCAGGCCACTTCCTAATGATACCCGAAATCTGGGATTGAGAGAAACCATGGCTCTTCAAGGCGTCAATGACCGCTTCGGGTCTCGCCGAGGTTTCAAAGACGACGCGGTTGGAAACGTACAATGCCGATTCCGGGGACAACCCACATGAATTCACGAGATAAGAGAACGCGAAAGAGGGTCGATTCGAGGTGGCGGTGGAGATTAATCTGAGAGCGATGGGCAAGGACAGCGGGCGGCCAAGTAGGGTTTTAGAGAGCGAACTGAACATGGGACTTAAGACTGAGACGGCGGCGAGTACAATCACAACCAAAGACAAAATCACGTTCGATTGGACTgacctctcttcttccttctcttcctcgcAGATTCGCCGTCGATGAAGGTAGAACTTCCAGTCCCGAACGCAAGAGGACTCCAGAGGTCCCTGAAAAGAGAGCAAAAACAACGAATTGTAAAATTACACTAACCAAGTAAATTTACAATTCATATGAAGATAATTTGCTACCAAAaaataaacttttaaatttttttttaatgtataaaAAAGTTACAAACCGAAATATGACTTTCCCAAATgaaaaacatatatattttgcgAATCGAAAACCTAATCCATGAGTTTGCTTTATTATTTATAGTACGATACGTATATTAACGGTTGTGGACCAAACAAGAAGAGATTTCTACGTAATACTCGCAATTCACTAAATTAATATGAGAATTTCATCGCGACAATATTTTCGGTACATGTCGAATTCTTAGATAAAAAAGATATGCTATTTGCACCGTCTATCTCTTGCGAGATTAACGACTATCCTTAAAACACTCCCTAACAAATCTGTGATATAAGACTCCCTTTAGTGCATTAACTTATGTCCACGATCATAGCAGCTCAATAGCACATTATAACTGAGATGTTTTTGCCGAAACAGATATGGACATGAAGCACTTAAAtgccatattttccaaaaatcacaaaaaaaaaaaaatttaagattaggttatccttttttcttttgggtcagaAGGTTAGTTTATCTTTGAAAAAGTAGGTTTCATGTTAAATCTGGATCATTAACCAATATTCTCCACTTCTAGAGTGCAATAACAAGAGAGTGGTCATTCAATGTATCTGTCATGTgtggggaaaattactaaaaaagtcttaaatctattacaattgtgtcaatgcaatcataaattaatttttttatcaatttagtttaaaatttttggatttacACCATTTCATTacttccgaccaattttgaccggtcGGTATTGACGGTATCGCTGACGATGATAGGTATGTTTTCaaacaattttaataattatttaaaattttataattctttcttttttttctcttttttttcctcgtctTGGCTCCAAGTaggggacaaaaagaaaaactaaagaaaaaaattatgaaaatttcaaaatattattaaatattattaaaaaaaaagtccacgtcatTATTGGctaaccaaaattgattggaaatattgaattgatacaaatacaatacgtttagtacttttttggtaattcttctcTTCGCATGTTTGCATTGATTATTGCATTTTATGTTTTCTCGACGTAATTTATTAGGAGCAAGAAAAGATTAGCAACAAGGGGGGTTCTTACGTCATCCTTCTTGAAGAGCATATTTTTTTCTAGTGGCTTTTCTCACTTGATTTCTCATCACCACCAAGCCTCAAGAAGCCTACAGTTCCAGTATCGAGTTCATGCCTACAATTCCAGTATCGAGTTCATCTCCATAGACCAATTTGACATTACTCTCGGCAAAAAGACATTTCAAGTGCCAATATTGATATGCGATGTTCAGTTtggtattaatattttttttttggatcatttaagtatcatttttttttaaaaatgattatttaagtgtctaCTCCAGTGAGATCGCCGAAATTTCATGccgttagcactaaagtgatcgtttttttctcctatttggcaccaaagtgataattttttagatcacttaagtgacaattttttttaaaaaatgattatttaagtactAACTCGGGTGAGGTAGCCGGAATTTCTCAccgttgacactaaagtaattattttttctccgatttggcacttaagtgatctcccaaaaaaatatcgACATCAAAATGagcaccgtacataaatattggcacttaaaatGTCATTACACCCAttactctcttttttaaaattttcagtcCAGAAGAAAGACAGCAAAGAATCTCAAACATTTCCCAATTGGATTCATGTCCGCCCACTCGAATCCACATTTTCCCTGTAGTTCAAGGGATAGGAAGGAGTCCACAGGACGCAATCCTGACAGGCAACGACCTCTCATTGCTAGGTGTAATCTCCCCTTGTCAATTAGCACCTATCCATATGCTTCGAATTTATTGATGGATGCCGGCAGCGTTGGTTCATAGTAGTAATGTGAAGTATGCAACCGTTGCTTCTATACAAGGCAAGACAGTTTCGGCTGAAAGTCTATTGCATTTGTAAGAGAAAAGGTTTTGTAGAAACCTTATCTCAAAGGAAAGATTGCATACAGAAAGGTAGGATTTTCTAAAAGTCCTACCTAATAGATTTAGAGTACATTTTCAAATAATCTATATACAAGATTGCGTTCGCATATAGATAGacttgcatatttaattttaaaaaaaaagaatcaggcataagattctctaaaaaaaattaggatttagtTTATACTATTTCCTAGACAATTTAGGATAATCTTCATTTAGCGCATTTTAATTGCTTTAGTCCGTGATTCCGAATTTCATCAAAAATACCATATTTACATGCATATCGTATAGTTTAGTTCAAgcataaagttttttttttttttgggtctgatTCTATATTATTTGCAAGCCACCGTGTGTGCTATGTGCCATGCATATAATTTAAGCATATCATTTTTGCATGCATTTCATATGTTGCATACATGGTTATTGCattctttgccatgtcatagcCATGCCATGCATTCTAGTCATATCATTTTCGCATGTTGCATATTTCACAACGTCGTTTAATCCGTCGCGCGCGCACATGCAAATTGCAATGTCATGCTCATTTTATAATGACCAATCTATCTAAAATTACGGTGGGAGCTCAAAACAGTGAAATCCTCGTCATTTTCTTCGTCACTACGTACCATGAGGTGCCCAAATATCCACAGAACAGCGAAGATATTAACAGTAATACAAGGATTTACACGGCGATTCATCATATCGATAAATTCTTACGACCCAAAGGCAGCCTCATGTGTTTTTCTTGGAGGGCTTCTTTCGACTGAAATCTTGCCCAAAAAACATAAAGGCAGGTTACGTCGACCCGTTCTCTTCTCCTTTGTTCTTTAGCTGTATTTCTTCTCCTCGGATTCAAGCTCCACACTTTCAATATTGTGGAAGCAATGAAAGTTTGTAAAAAATAACGTGCTTTCCCCGTTTCATGTCACACATTTTACTTAATGGTGCTTGTATTATAATTGCTAGCAacatgtggacattttttttttcagctttgTTCAGAAAGATCTGCACTTTTATTCGGTAAGCACATGCTTTTCACCATTCGAAATTTAATAAGTAAGTCCAAGTTACATTGATATGTTAAGTAAGATGACCAAATCATTACTTAACGTTTAGTAAGCGAATAGAtagttttattaaaaatagaagCTACAAAAGCATGAAAATCAGGAGAGTTCTTGACACCAGTACCGAAAAAAACGCATTTCGAGGGCGAGAGATTCTTGAGCTTTCCATTTTCTGCCAAATTTGTCCTTAATTTTGAACTTTTATCATGGAGTATATAAGCTTTCAGTATAGTATTAAAGTGTCAACAATGAAACCACTTGTATAATTTCGCAGCGCCAGCAGTTTTCACGGAATTACTTGCTTAAAATAGTCTGCACCGATAATGTTCTTGATATAAATGCAGTACGATGTGTAAGAACTTGTGGCTGTGCGACTGATCTTGGCGAAAAGACACGACGAAAGAGATCAACCAGACTAGGTATAACTTTGGCCGAGACGATATTCGAATTTCAGCGTCTAGAGATGGAGAGCCATGAGGTGAGCACGACTGTTAGGGATGATGAAATCTGGAAGCAAAGAAAAGCCAGATCGAAGGCGCTAATGTCGAACTGGATGGACGTTGGAAAAGTGCATGACGGCACGGTCCACAAATCAGGAGCTTGATAGAGCGGAAAGCGTTCACGACTTGAGAGGTTTCTACATAAGGAAAGTCCAGTTCATTAGTCTGATTTAGAAGATAGCATTTCAAGTGGGAATTACGTACCAAAATGATcactattttggatttttcaaagGGATTGCGGATGATCTATAGAAGCTGCATGGCGTCCTGCCAGATGTAATCTTGTGGTCTCTATTCAAGCTTTGTATCAATGAAAGATTACATCATAATGGTGCCATCTATCGAATAGCTCGGCGCTATATAGGTAAGGAAATAGTTTttgcaaaaactattttttgggattagaattcttaaatttatagggttgaaaaaaaattccgttgaagtccaaaaaattaattatttatactcTAACATGAAGCCAAAATCTTGAATTTGGAATCCTCCTTCGAAATATTCAGTATACCTTTGACAGATAATTCCCTTTAATGAGCCAGATGGAGAATAAATACGTTTGGATCTACTTCTCCTCCTTGTCGAAGTTACATACATATGGCGCAATTTGCATGAGGACGTTGGTCTACAAGGTACGTCCCATGGTCTACACGAGCAAGTTTGCAGGAGGAAAGCCATGCCCGCGTCAATAGATATTCCCTTTGTTATTGATAGAAAGATGTTAGAATATTAAGCTATTGAACCACATCTTTTACAATAAATTCAATCCCGATTTTACTTCTGTCACACCCCGATCCCCGGGCACGCGGTAACCCcaccaaatcgcctcgggtcaaAAAGAATAACGTCACAAGCACGTCATCGAcctctttaatttttaatcttcaattacgcatgcgaaacgtgcaactcccaaacatcaaatcaaacaacAATGATAGTTAAATAGACAATTACATCAATCAAATCACGAAAGTTTAGCCAAAAGTCACCttatatttaattatctttgttaATCTAAGGATGTGAAATATCTACAAGCCCATTCTTCGGGCAACTTTCTAC contains:
- the LOC115726582 gene encoding transcription termination factor MTEF1, chloroplastic-like, with amino-acid sequence MFSSLSKTLLGRPLSLPIALRLISTATSNRPSFAFSYLVNSCGLSPESALYVSNRVVFETSARPEAVIDALKSHGFSQSQISGIIRKWPGLILANPERTLLPKLNYLRSVGFSGSDLARIITGGPYLLRRSLEKHLIPNFGRLRDFLGCDKNAVTAIRRSPIILVRGFEATVGPFVKILRDNGVREARILWLVRRQSTMMIRLSDHLEEIMMKTKGMGFDDPSLAKFAVAISAVMGMSESTWERKIEAYSWWGWSRDDAMRAFVKSPGCMTLSEGKIMAVMGFFVKEMGFESSFLLRHPRLMSLSLEKRIRPRCLFFKHLLSHGLMKTKMGLTTLLTISEEDFLQKFVTPHLKEAPELLDIYREKQHMATRTLVP